The Halovivax ruber XH-70 genome includes the window TTCTCGACGAGGACCAGCGCGAGTGGCTCGCGTCGCTTCCGGACGAACGAACGCTGTTCGACGGCCGGCTGAAGATCGTCCACGGCCACCCGGACGATCCCGATCGCTACACCTACCCCGAGGAGTTTTCGTCGGGAATGTTAACGGACGAGGACGTCCTCGTCATGGGACATACGCACGTCCAGCACGCCGAGCGGTTCGCCGACGGAATCGTCGTCAATCCAGGGAGTGTCGGCCAGCCCCGCGACGGCGACCCGCGAGCGGCCTACGCCATCTGTGATCTCGACGCGATGACCGTCGAGACCCACCGGGTCGAGTACGATATCGAACGCGTCCAGGACGGCGTCGCGGAGACCGGTCTCCCCACCCGGATCGGATCGCGACTCGCTCGCGGCGAATAGCGGTTCGGCGTGGTCGACGGCGGTCACACATTCTCGCCTGGGTGAACGTGACCGAACGGCTATCACGGGTGACGTGGTAGGACGTGGCTGGATGACCCCCAAACAGCTACTCACCGGCAACCCCCGCCGCACGAGCCTCGTCTACCTCGCCATCGGTGGCGTCTCGCTCGTCAAGGCCATCGCTCTCAGGGACGATTCGACGCGCTTCCGCCACGAACTCAGAGACGCCGCGCTCTTCATCGGTGTGGGCCTCGTTCTCCGTCGCTACGCCACGATGCGTGACCAGCGCCGCGAGGAACTGGAATCGATGGTTCCCGACTGGATCAGCGGCGAGGGCACCGATGGCCCGGCTATCCCCGCAGTCGTTCAGGAGTACCTCGGCGGTCGAGAGGAATCGTCCACGCAGTCGGTGACCGACCGCGCACGGACGGTCGTCGGCAGGTAAGCAAGGTGTTCAGCCGCGCGATGCCAGTACCGCTCGGCGCCGTTCGAAGCCCGACTGCAGCGTAGAATGTTCTCCTGGCCGTTCGATCAGCATGTTTCCGGACCCTCGATTTGTCCACCGAGCGGTGTCACACCGCGCCTCAGGAGACCCACTCGAACACCGACGAGGCGAGCTCGGTCTCCCGTTCGGTGGCCGCGTCCGCGTCGATCTGTGTGGGATCCGGTCGATTCCCGGCTCGTTGCCACGTCGACGGTCCCGCGCCAGGGCCGTCGGCGGTTGGAGGGTGGGCCGCCGGCCCGAACGATTCGTTCGAGACCCGGGTCGCCGCCGGCTCGGGTCCGACGAGGACGGGTTCGCGGT containing:
- a CDS encoding metallophosphoesterase family protein, with the translated sequence MQIGLISDVHGNRVALEAVLADLPAVDALVCAGDVVGYNPWPGDCVDALCEREVPTVMGNHDRAVVTETGFQFNDMAAAGVDHALAVLDEDQREWLASLPDERTLFDGRLKIVHGHPDDPDRYTYPEEFSSGMLTDEDVLVMGHTHVQHAERFADGIVVNPGSVGQPRDGDPRAAYAICDLDAMTVETHRVEYDIERVQDGVAETGLPTRIGSRLARGE